In one window of Candidatus Krumholzibacteriota bacterium DNA:
- a CDS encoding response regulator, with product MKGRVLIIDDEAEIRRNLTVGLTQEGYTAVACPDGISAIHELNAAREKGINYDYLVTDIFMPDIDGLKILKVIKIQYPEVPVLVITGFGDESLKLTALSEHNTGYLDKPFEIPDLVEALEALSPGSTDASVEAAKEEPAIRESVSAYLTIRITDPGRSMEIYQQLYDMPGVQSCEAVRGDFDIIVLAQGNSRNEIDDLFDRIGAMKGVEVVSVSRVERPKLDRDVDEFIDIYSQAVKQGEKTTPAKQPGTTSYIIVDVDPAQIQQIFTTVFFIDEVVFCDVIEDGAKLVGMITGQGAVGKTPRIIEKLSQIDGVLRVREAKVIKMYD from the coding sequence TTGAAAGGCCGTGTTCTCATCATCGACGACGAGGCCGAGATCAGGCGAAACCTTACCGTCGGTCTCACCCAGGAAGGCTACACCGCCGTCGCCTGTCCCGACGGGATCTCCGCGATCCACGAGCTCAACGCCGCCCGGGAGAAGGGGATCAACTACGATTATCTCGTCACCGACATCTTCATGCCCGACATCGACGGGCTGAAGATACTCAAGGTGATCAAGATCCAGTACCCCGAGGTGCCCGTTCTCGTCATCACGGGATTCGGCGACGAATCCCTCAAGCTGACCGCCCTCTCCGAGCACAACACCGGCTACCTCGACAAGCCCTTCGAGATCCCCGATCTCGTCGAGGCCCTCGAGGCCCTCTCTCCCGGCTCGACCGACGCGTCCGTCGAGGCGGCGAAGGAGGAGCCGGCGATCCGCGAATCGGTCAGCGCCTATCTCACGATCCGCATCACCGATCCCGGCCGGAGCATGGAGATCTACCAGCAGCTCTACGACATGCCCGGCGTCCAGTCCTGCGAGGCCGTCCGGGGCGACTTCGACATCATCGTTCTCGCGCAGGGCAACTCCCGGAACGAGATCGACGACCTGTTCGACCGGATCGGCGCCATGAAGGGCGTCGAGGTCGTCTCGGTCTCGCGGGTGGAGCGTCCCAAGCTCGACCGCGACGTCGACGAGTTCATCGACATCTACTCCCAGGCCGTCAAGCAGGGAGAGAAGACGACGCCGGCGAAACAGCCCGGGACGACGAGCTACATCATCGTCGACGTCGACCCGGCCCAGATACAGCAGATCTTCACGACCGTCTTCTTCATCGACGAGGTCGTTTTCTGCGACGTCATCGAGGACGGCGCCAAGCTCGTCGGGATGATCACCGGCCAGGGGGCCGTCGGCAAGACGCCGCGCATCATCGAGAAGCTCAGCCAGATCGACGGCGTGCTCCGCGTCCGCGAGGCCAAGGTCATCAAGATGTACGACTGA
- the nuoE gene encoding NADH-quinone oxidoreductase subunit NuoE has translation MWRYDGAPGELIPLLQSAQDHFGYIPRRAISHISGVTGIPESEVYGVITFYSQFRLQPMGKYVIRACAGTACHVSGSRMIIETIQDELGIEVGETTKDGLFTLNTVACIGCCSLAPVVMINEDTHGQLTPASLRKLLRDYRRREAKAAGESSAASCRESA, from the coding sequence CTGTGGCGGTATGACGGCGCTCCCGGGGAACTGATCCCGCTGCTCCAGTCGGCTCAGGATCATTTCGGATACATTCCCCGGAGGGCGATCAGCCACATATCCGGTGTCACGGGGATACCGGAGTCCGAGGTGTACGGCGTCATCACGTTCTACAGCCAGTTCAGGCTGCAGCCGATGGGCAAGTACGTGATCCGCGCCTGCGCGGGCACGGCGTGCCACGTATCCGGATCGCGGATGATCATCGAGACGATCCAGGACGAACTCGGCATCGAGGTCGGCGAAACGACGAAGGACGGCCTGTTCACGCTGAACACCGTCGCCTGCATCGGGTGCTGCTCGCTCGCCCCCGTCGTCATGATCAACGAGGATACGCACGGCCAGCTCACCCCCGCATCGCTGCGGAAGCTCCTCAGGGACTACCGCCGGCGCGAGGCGAAGGCGGCCGGCGAATCGTCCGCGGCGAGTTGCCGCGAGTCGGCCTGA
- a CDS encoding NADH-quinone oxidoreductase subunit NuoF, protein MKRVIVGMSTCGLSAGAQQTYDAIAGLLESSPGAFELSRTGCIGMCYREPLVEIRDGDDRVIYGDVTPELAGEIVSRHVLGGEVLGDHVAYSIAADGTTGGDEKVFHDLQHRIVLRNCGVIDPESIEEYEATGGYAAARKALLEMTPEEIVREVSEAGLRGRGGAGFPTGLKWSFAAKNAADRKYVVCNADEGDPGAFMDRSVLEGDPHAVLEGMIVCGRAIGASYGYVYCRAEYPMAIHRLTIALDAAREKGYLGTNILGSGFDFDIKIKQGAGAFVCGEETALFASIEGERGMPRIRPPFPAEKGLWRKPTNNNNVETYANVPWILMNGAAGYRKFGTEKSPGTKVFALAGKVRHGGLAEVPMGTTINDLVFKIGGGIKADKEFKAVQMGGPSGGCIPASLGETPVDFESIPATGAIMGSGGMVVLDESTCMVEMARFFLDFTQKESCGKCTFCRIGTLRMLEVLERITKGEGCEGDVAKLAELGEKIKEASLCGLGQTAPNPVLSTIRYYRNEYDAHIADRRCPAGDCQALVDFVIDPEKCVGCTVCAKNCPVDAISGERKQPHTIDVEKCVKCGKCVTSCNFGAVYKR, encoded by the coding sequence ATGAAGAGAGTAATAGTCGGGATGAGCACGTGCGGGCTCTCGGCCGGCGCCCAGCAGACCTACGACGCGATCGCGGGGCTGCTCGAGTCCTCCCCGGGCGCTTTCGAGCTTTCCCGCACGGGTTGTATCGGCATGTGCTACCGCGAGCCGCTCGTGGAGATCCGCGACGGCGACGACCGCGTCATCTACGGCGACGTCACCCCCGAGCTCGCGGGCGAGATCGTCTCGCGCCACGTCCTCGGCGGCGAGGTCCTCGGCGACCACGTCGCGTACTCGATCGCCGCCGACGGAACGACCGGCGGCGACGAGAAGGTCTTCCACGATCTGCAGCACCGGATCGTGCTGCGCAACTGCGGGGTGATCGACCCGGAGTCGATCGAGGAGTACGAGGCGACCGGCGGATACGCGGCCGCCCGGAAGGCCCTCCTCGAAATGACGCCGGAGGAGATCGTCAGGGAGGTGTCGGAGGCCGGGCTGCGGGGCCGCGGAGGCGCGGGGTTCCCGACGGGGCTCAAGTGGTCCTTCGCCGCGAAGAACGCCGCCGACCGGAAGTACGTCGTCTGCAACGCCGACGAGGGCGATCCCGGCGCCTTCATGGACCGCTCCGTCCTCGAAGGCGATCCGCACGCCGTCCTCGAGGGGATGATCGTCTGCGGGCGCGCGATCGGCGCGAGCTACGGATACGTCTACTGCCGGGCCGAGTACCCGATGGCGATCCACCGCCTCACGATCGCCCTCGATGCGGCCCGCGAGAAGGGGTACCTCGGCACGAACATCCTCGGCTCGGGCTTCGATTTCGACATCAAGATCAAGCAGGGCGCCGGCGCGTTCGTCTGCGGCGAGGAGACCGCCCTCTTCGCGTCGATCGAGGGCGAGCGCGGGATGCCGCGCATCCGTCCCCCCTTCCCGGCCGAAAAGGGGCTCTGGCGGAAGCCGACGAACAACAACAACGTCGAGACCTACGCGAACGTTCCCTGGATCCTCATGAACGGGGCGGCCGGGTACAGAAAGTTCGGCACGGAGAAGAGCCCGGGGACGAAGGTCTTCGCGCTCGCCGGCAAGGTGCGCCACGGCGGTCTCGCCGAGGTGCCGATGGGGACGACGATCAACGACCTCGTCTTCAAGATCGGCGGCGGCATCAAGGCGGACAAGGAATTCAAGGCGGTCCAGATGGGCGGCCCCTCGGGGGGCTGCATCCCCGCCTCTCTCGGCGAAACGCCGGTCGATTTCGAGTCGATCCCGGCCACCGGCGCCATCATGGGCTCGGGCGGCATGGTCGTCCTCGACGAATCGACCTGCATGGTCGAGATGGCCCGCTTCTTCCTCGATTTCACGCAGAAGGAATCCTGCGGCAAGTGCACCTTCTGCCGCATCGGCACCCTGCGGATGCTCGAGGTGCTCGAGCGGATCACCAAGGGCGAGGGATGCGAGGGAGACGTCGCGAAGCTCGCCGAGCTCGGCGAGAAGATCAAGGAGGCGAGCCTCTGCGGTCTCGGCCAGACGGCGCCCAATCCCGTCCTCTCGACGATCCGGTATTACCGCAACGAGTACGACGCCCACATCGCCGATCGCCGGTGCCCGGCCGGCGATTGCCAGGCGCTCGTCGATTTCGTGATCGATCCCGAAAAATGCGTCGGCTGTACCGTCTGCGCGAAGAACTGCCCGGTCGACGCGATCTCGGGCGAACGGAAACAGCCGCACACGATCGATGTCGAGAAATGCGTCAAGTGCGGCAAGTGCGTGACGAGCTGCAATTTCGGCGCCGTGTACAAGCGGTAG
- a CDS encoding FAD-dependent oxidoreductase, giving the protein MEKINVTINGQEIEAAPGKTILEVVRELGLDDIPTLCHSDELAPYGSCFLCVVEVKGRANLVPACATRIAPGMEVVTRNERIVASRRTALELLLSNHYADCVSPCMEGCPANVDAQGYIALSAMGLPKKAVDLIREANPLPAVCGRVCVRKCEVVCRREDVDRAVGINAIKRHVTDTPGIYDADPAREPDTGKTVGIVGAGPAGLTAAWFLGRRGHRAVMYEAMPRSGGMLRYGIPTYRLPDDVIDNEVDYICRAGAEIKYNVRVGKDVTMEELRRKHDAVFVANGAWTGKPMRVEGEFETEGVVSGVDFLVEKADDPSPVAGTVVVVGGGNTAMDVARTAWRCGADKVIILYRRTKAEMPADAMEIEDAIDEGIEILELAAPIGIVAEKGRLKALRCRRMKLGEPDDSGRRRPVPIEGSEFDQPCQLAVAAIGQDTVMDGLAGDGDGPELTRWKTFVVDTATMKTSVDGVFAGGDAADDGPTVVIDAIRDGQRAARAIHAFLTGEKPAAGPFVVRKEFWSKPGTAELGEVPESPRHEVHLIDVENRRGSFTEVATGFEYEDNVHETARCLSCGCVRFEDCSLRLYAEEYGVDMEKYKGYVRKHKVDERHPYIVYDPNKCVLCSRCIRTCARVLPISAIGLVNRGFRTEMRPAMNDPLVETSCVSCGNCVDACPTGALTVKYPFAGRASLATVDVPTHCGFCSLACPITVKRFGDGRYYIGPSGTPGEYLCRYGRFGHELFVKRARIAAAGIRDGSGRRAVETCDAHRRIVAGMRAAVAAGGADAVAVFVSPELTSEELYLAGRIAREGLGTNNVASLSIIGTGNEAGALDASFGFTASTADRSCLADADLVVCNNTSMESDHLVLAVDVIDAVRRGAGMIVANSTLDPADQILSTLALDPMRGRAAILWSGVARVLIDEGHIAADVVGKLPGAKDLLEKAADAAGAASMSGVDEERIRRAAGLIAAAKRIVFVHSPDRTQDAATGDMAALANLVVLLRAAGARADLLLPRNIANSAALEVAGADPAFAAGRVPSPANLAGARSHADLRRRLDDGLIRAAFVIGEDPLAWDKTGAWLRNVEFLAAMDWTETETTSSADVVLPGSTCLETAGTRCNFEGRVVEYARAVEPPAGVSGREILGGLAAEFGIGIDGGDAGGLRRAVAANLDGLAAFYWNTGEARTAPGGARLVGVAAEVESPAIQPPVTHAENYKREIREVGTQRYRVR; this is encoded by the coding sequence ATGGAGAAGATCAACGTCACAATCAACGGACAGGAGATCGAGGCCGCTCCCGGGAAGACGATCCTCGAGGTGGTCAGGGAACTCGGCCTCGACGACATCCCCACCCTCTGCCACTCGGACGAGCTCGCGCCCTACGGTTCGTGCTTCCTCTGCGTCGTCGAGGTGAAGGGTCGGGCCAACCTCGTCCCCGCCTGCGCCACGCGCATCGCGCCGGGGATGGAAGTGGTCACGCGCAACGAGCGGATCGTCGCCTCGCGAAGGACCGCGCTGGAGCTGCTGCTCTCCAATCACTACGCCGACTGCGTCTCTCCCTGCATGGAGGGATGCCCGGCGAACGTCGACGCCCAGGGCTACATCGCCCTCTCGGCGATGGGGCTTCCGAAGAAGGCCGTCGATCTCATCCGCGAGGCCAACCCGCTTCCGGCCGTCTGCGGGCGCGTCTGCGTGCGCAAGTGCGAGGTCGTCTGCCGGCGCGAGGACGTCGACCGCGCCGTCGGCATCAACGCGATCAAGCGGCATGTCACCGACACGCCGGGCATCTACGACGCCGACCCGGCCCGGGAGCCCGACACGGGCAAGACGGTCGGGATCGTCGGCGCCGGGCCCGCGGGGCTCACCGCCGCGTGGTTCCTCGGCCGCAGGGGACACCGTGCCGTCATGTACGAGGCGATGCCCCGCTCGGGCGGCATGCTCCGCTACGGGATCCCCACCTACCGGCTCCCCGACGACGTCATCGACAACGAGGTCGATTACATCTGCCGCGCCGGCGCGGAGATCAAATACAACGTGCGCGTCGGGAAAGACGTCACGATGGAGGAGCTCAGGCGGAAGCACGACGCCGTCTTCGTCGCCAACGGCGCCTGGACGGGCAAGCCGATGCGCGTCGAGGGGGAGTTCGAGACCGAGGGCGTCGTCTCCGGCGTGGATTTCCTCGTCGAGAAGGCCGACGACCCCTCCCCCGTCGCGGGGACGGTCGTGGTGGTCGGCGGCGGCAACACCGCCATGGACGTGGCCCGGACCGCCTGGCGATGCGGCGCCGACAAGGTGATCATCCTCTATCGCCGCACGAAGGCCGAGATGCCCGCCGACGCGATGGAGATCGAGGACGCGATCGACGAGGGCATCGAGATACTCGAGCTCGCCGCTCCGATCGGGATCGTCGCCGAGAAGGGCCGTCTCAAGGCGCTCCGATGCCGGCGGATGAAGCTCGGCGAGCCGGACGACTCCGGCCGCCGCCGTCCCGTGCCGATCGAGGGATCCGAGTTCGACCAGCCCTGCCAGCTCGCCGTCGCGGCGATCGGGCAGGACACCGTCATGGACGGCCTCGCCGGCGACGGCGACGGCCCGGAACTGACGAGATGGAAGACCTTCGTCGTGGACACGGCGACGATGAAGACGAGCGTCGACGGCGTCTTCGCCGGCGGGGACGCCGCCGACGACGGGCCGACGGTCGTCATCGACGCGATCCGCGACGGCCAGCGCGCCGCGAGGGCGATCCACGCCTTCCTGACCGGCGAGAAGCCGGCCGCCGGACCGTTCGTGGTGCGCAAGGAATTCTGGAGCAAGCCCGGCACGGCCGAGCTCGGCGAGGTGCCCGAGAGCCCGCGCCACGAGGTTCACCTGATCGACGTCGAAAACCGCCGCGGCTCCTTCACGGAGGTGGCGACGGGCTTCGAGTACGAGGACAACGTCCACGAGACGGCCCGCTGCCTCTCCTGCGGCTGCGTGCGGTTCGAGGATTGCTCGCTCCGCCTCTACGCCGAGGAGTACGGCGTCGACATGGAGAAGTACAAGGGATACGTGCGCAAGCACAAGGTGGACGAGCGGCATCCGTACATCGTCTACGACCCGAACAAGTGCGTCCTCTGCTCGCGGTGCATCCGCACCTGCGCGCGCGTTTTGCCGATCTCGGCCATCGGCCTCGTCAACCGCGGATTCCGCACGGAGATGCGGCCCGCGATGAACGACCCGCTCGTCGAGACGAGCTGCGTGAGCTGCGGCAACTGCGTGGACGCCTGCCCGACGGGGGCGCTCACCGTCAAGTATCCCTTCGCCGGTCGCGCCTCGCTCGCCACCGTGGATGTGCCCACGCACTGCGGATTCTGTTCGCTCGCCTGCCCGATCACGGTGAAGCGGTTCGGCGACGGGCGGTATTACATCGGGCCGTCCGGGACGCCGGGCGAGTACCTCTGCCGCTACGGGCGGTTCGGGCACGAGCTCTTCGTCAAGCGCGCCCGCATCGCCGCCGCGGGGATCCGCGACGGCTCCGGGCGGCGCGCGGTGGAGACCTGCGACGCCCATCGCAGGATCGTCGCCGGGATGCGCGCCGCCGTCGCCGCCGGGGGCGCGGATGCCGTGGCCGTCTTCGTCTCGCCCGAGCTGACCAGCGAGGAACTCTACCTCGCGGGGCGGATCGCCCGCGAGGGGCTGGGCACGAACAACGTCGCATCCCTCTCGATCATCGGGACGGGCAACGAGGCGGGCGCGCTCGACGCGTCATTCGGATTCACCGCGTCCACGGCCGACCGGTCCTGCCTCGCCGACGCCGATCTCGTCGTCTGCAACAACACGTCGATGGAGTCGGACCACCTGGTCCTCGCCGTCGACGTCATCGACGCGGTCAGGCGGGGCGCGGGCATGATCGTCGCCAACTCGACGCTCGATCCGGCGGACCAGATCCTCTCGACTCTCGCGCTCGATCCGATGCGCGGCCGCGCCGCGATCCTCTGGAGCGGGGTCGCCCGCGTCCTGATCGACGAGGGGCACATCGCCGCCGACGTCGTCGGGAAGCTTCCCGGCGCGAAGGATCTCCTCGAGAAAGCCGCGGACGCCGCCGGGGCGGCATCGATGTCCGGCGTCGACGAGGAACGGATCCGCCGGGCGGCCGGACTCATCGCTGCGGCGAAACGGATCGTCTTCGTGCACAGCCCCGACCGGACGCAGGACGCGGCGACGGGCGACATGGCCGCGCTCGCCAACCTCGTCGTCTTGCTCCGCGCCGCCGGCGCCAGGGCCGACCTGCTGCTGCCGCGGAACATCGCGAACAGCGCGGCCCTCGAGGTGGCGGGAGCCGACCCGGCCTTCGCCGCGGGACGCGTCCCCAGTCCGGCAAACCTCGCCGGGGCGCGGAGCCACGCCGATCTCAGGCGGCGTCTCGACGACGGCCTGATCAGGGCGGCCTTCGTCATCGGCGAGGACCCGCTGGCCTGGGACAAGACCGGCGCATGGCTGCGGAACGTCGAGTTCCTCGCCGCGATGGACTGGACCGAGACCGAGACGACGAGTTCGGCCGACGTGGTCCTTCCCGGGTCCACCTGCCTGGAGACGGCGGGGACGCGATGCAACTTCGAGGGGCGGGTCGTCGAATACGCCCGCGCGGTCGAACCGCCCGCGGGCGTCTCGGGCCGCGAGATCCTCGGCGGCCTCGCGGCGGAATTCGGCATCGGGATCGACGGCGGCGACGCCGGCGGACTCCGACGCGCCGTCGCCGCGAACCTGGACGGCCTCGCGGCCTTCTACTGGAATACGGGAGAGGCGAGGACGGCCCCCGGCGGGGCGCGTCTCGTCGGGGTCGCCGCGGAGGTCGAATCCCCCGCGATACAGCCTCCCGTCACGCACGCGGAAAACTACAAGCGGGAGATCAGGGAGGTCGGGACGCAGCGCTACCGGGTGCGGTGA